A stretch of the Macrobrachium nipponense isolate FS-2020 chromosome 23, ASM1510439v2, whole genome shotgun sequence genome encodes the following:
- the LOC135198897 gene encoding uncharacterized protein LOC135198897 isoform X1 → MDVDPGNLVKENQKSSLTTEGGGTSKITSSPRPFFNRVKSPLLISVNKTLKMASISPKKLSEEFRIADKENVSLNINRPEVNGSDKIRHRSEEDEGGNPSKRQRVLIDQDTNSFNKSSEKDFNKVCTPNKKVGKVTQEEIDRILDEASDADISCVSNNRDLCESDTEVEMGEGKGSRDRETEDKMLMSNKNKNLKGGKTNIKKRKKDSDSDSEMDEPLSKTKGKTNIKKVKEDPDDSDSEMDEPLSKTNGKTNIKKVKKDSDDSDSEMDEPLSKTKGKTNTKKGKKDPDDSDSEMDEPLSKTKGKTNIKKGKEDPDDSDSEMDEPLSKTKGKTNIKKGKEDS, encoded by the exons ATGGATGTTGACCCTGGGAATCTTGTAaaggaaaatcagaagtcttCTTTAACAACAGAGGGTGGTGGAACAAGCAAGATTACAAGTTCTCCAAGACCATTTTTTAACAGAGTGAAAAGTCCTTTGTTG atttcTGTCAACAAAACATTGAAAATGGCTTCCATTTCTCCAAAAAAGCTGAGTGAAGAGTTCAGAATTGCTGATAAAGAAAATGTGTCTTTGAATATTAATCGGCCAGAAGTGAATGGATCTGATAAAATAAGGCATAGAAGTGAAGAGGATGAAGGAGGCAATCCTTCAAAAAGGCAGAGAGTTTTAATAGATCAGGATACTAATTCATTTaacaaaagctctgaaaaagatttcaACAAAGTATGTACACCAAATAAGAAAGTAGGTAAAGTCACACAGGAAGAAATAGATCGTATTCTTGATGAAGCGTCTGATGCAGATATAAGTTGTGTGTCAAATAATAGAGATTTATGTGAAAGTGATACTGAAGTAGAAATGGGAGAAGGTAAAGGAAGCAGAGACAGAGAAACAGAAGATAAAATGTTAAtgagcaacaaaaataaaaatttgaagggTGGAAAAACCAAcattaagaaaaggaagaaagattcTGACAGTGACAGTGAGATGGATGAGCCTCTGTCAAAGACTAAGGGTAAGACCAACATTAAGAAAGTAAAGGAAGATCCTGATGATAGTGACAGTGAGATGGATGAACCTTTGTCAAAGACTAACGGTAAGACCAACATTAAGAAAGTAAAGAAAGATTCTGATGACAGTGACAGTGAGATGGATGAACCTTTGTCAAAGACTAAGGGTAagaccaacactaagaaaggaaagaaagatccTGATGACAGTGACAGTGAGATGGATGAAC CTCTGTCAAAGACTAAGGGTAAGACCAACattaagaaaggaaaggaagatccTGATGACAGTGACAGTGAGATGGATGAACCTCTGTCAAAGACTAAGGGTAAGACCAACattaagaaaggaaaggaagattcCTAA
- the LOC135198897 gene encoding uncharacterized protein LOC135198897 isoform X2, translating to MASISPKKLSEEFRIADKENVSLNINRPEVNGSDKIRHRSEEDEGGNPSKRQRVLIDQDTNSFNKSSEKDFNKVCTPNKKVGKVTQEEIDRILDEASDADISCVSNNRDLCESDTEVEMGEGKGSRDRETEDKMLMSNKNKNLKGGKTNIKKRKKDSDSDSEMDEPLSKTKGKTNIKKVKEDPDDSDSEMDEPLSKTNGKTNIKKVKKDSDDSDSEMDEPLSKTKGKTNTKKGKKDPDDSDSEMDEPLSKTKGKTNIKKGKEDPDDSDSEMDEPLSKTKGKTNIKKGKEDS from the exons ATGGCTTCCATTTCTCCAAAAAAGCTGAGTGAAGAGTTCAGAATTGCTGATAAAGAAAATGTGTCTTTGAATATTAATCGGCCAGAAGTGAATGGATCTGATAAAATAAGGCATAGAAGTGAAGAGGATGAAGGAGGCAATCCTTCAAAAAGGCAGAGAGTTTTAATAGATCAGGATACTAATTCATTTaacaaaagctctgaaaaagatttcaACAAAGTATGTACACCAAATAAGAAAGTAGGTAAAGTCACACAGGAAGAAATAGATCGTATTCTTGATGAAGCGTCTGATGCAGATATAAGTTGTGTGTCAAATAATAGAGATTTATGTGAAAGTGATACTGAAGTAGAAATGGGAGAAGGTAAAGGAAGCAGAGACAGAGAAACAGAAGATAAAATGTTAAtgagcaacaaaaataaaaatttgaagggTGGAAAAACCAAcattaagaaaaggaagaaagattcTGACAGTGACAGTGAGATGGATGAGCCTCTGTCAAAGACTAAGGGTAAGACCAACATTAAGAAAGTAAAGGAAGATCCTGATGATAGTGACAGTGAGATGGATGAACCTTTGTCAAAGACTAACGGTAAGACCAACATTAAGAAAGTAAAGAAAGATTCTGATGACAGTGACAGTGAGATGGATGAACCTTTGTCAAAGACTAAGGGTAagaccaacactaagaaaggaaagaaagatccTGATGACAGTGACAGTGAGATGGATGAAC CTCTGTCAAAGACTAAGGGTAAGACCAACattaagaaaggaaaggaagatccTGATGACAGTGACAGTGAGATGGATGAACCTCTGTCAAAGACTAAGGGTAAGACCAACattaagaaaggaaaggaagattcCTAA